A window of the Oscillospiraceae bacterium NTUH-002-81 genome harbors these coding sequences:
- a CDS encoding phosphatidate cytidylyltransferase, which yields MFVTRLISGIVLVIVAAASIILGGNVMFAVVAAISFIGLYELYRVFHMEKNILGILGYLFTAVYYAVLYVGGKGYIEELLLGFLICLLTVYVFDYPKYRTEDIMEALFGVVYVVFMLSYLYQLRGLENGAYLTGLVFFCAWGCDTCAYVVGMLFGKHKMAPILSPKKSVEGGIGGIVGSALLGAAYGAVGERIGLVESEQSVVLAFFICCAAGAVISQIGDLAASAIKRNHDIKDYGTLIPGHGGILDRFDSIIVTAPIIFTLASFLL from the coding sequence GTGTTTGTAACCAGATTGATCAGCGGCATTGTGCTTGTGATCGTGGCGGCGGCCTCCATTATCCTGGGCGGCAATGTGATGTTTGCCGTGGTGGCGGCCATCTCTTTCATCGGTCTGTATGAGCTGTACCGGGTATTTCATATGGAAAAAAATATCCTGGGTATTTTGGGATACCTGTTCACTGCCGTGTACTATGCCGTGCTGTATGTGGGCGGTAAGGGCTATATCGAGGAGCTGCTGTTGGGCTTTCTCATCTGCCTGCTGACGGTGTACGTGTTTGACTATCCGAAATACCGGACGGAGGACATTATGGAAGCGCTGTTCGGCGTGGTGTACGTGGTGTTCATGCTGTCTTATCTGTATCAGCTGCGGGGCCTGGAGAACGGCGCGTACCTGACGGGGCTGGTATTTTTCTGTGCCTGGGGCTGTGATACGTGTGCCTACGTGGTGGGCATGTTGTTTGGAAAACATAAGATGGCGCCCATCTTAAGCCCGAAGAAATCCGTGGAGGGCGGCATCGGCGGTATCGTGGGCTCTGCCCTTCTGGGTGCGGCTTACGGCGCGGTGGGAGAGCGTATCGGCCTGGTGGAATCAGAGCAGTCGGTGGTGCTGGCATTTTTTATCTGCTGTGCGGCAGGTGCGGTGATCTCCCAGATCGGCGACCTGGCGGCTTCTGCCATCAAGCGCAATCATGACATTAAGGATTACGGGACGCTCATTCCGGGCCACGGCGGCATTCTGGACCGGTTTGACAGTATCATTGTGACGGCGCCGATCATTTTCACGCTGGCATCGTTTTTACTGTAG
- the dxr gene encoding 1-deoxy-D-xylulose-5-phosphate reductoisomerase, producing MKKIAILGSTGSIGTQTLEVVRNNRDIKVVALAAGSNIRLLEQQIREFRPKLAAVWSEENAKQLRLMVRDLPTKIVWGMEGLLEVAQIPESEILVTAIVGMIGIRPTVAAIRAGKNIALANKETLVTAGHIIMPLAKERKVSILPVDSEHSAIFQSLNGERQNHISKILLTASGGPFRGKKRQELEHIRPEDALKHPNWSMGRKITIDSSTLVNKGLEVMEVKWLFDVDPERIQVVVQPQSIIHSMVEFDDGAVIAQLGTPDMKLPIQYALYYPQRRYLPGDRLDFWKLSQITFEKPDTETFRGLTLAYRALREGGSMPTVYNAANEKAVSLFLDGKIRYLDITDIIEDCMDSHLTLTSPSVEDILGVEREVYERIESRW from the coding sequence ATGAAGAAAATTGCGATTCTGGGATCTACGGGTTCCATCGGAACGCAGACACTGGAAGTGGTGCGCAATAACCGGGACATCAAGGTGGTGGCGCTGGCAGCAGGCTCCAATATCCGGCTGCTGGAGCAGCAGATCCGAGAGTTCCGGCCAAAACTGGCGGCCGTATGGAGTGAGGAGAATGCCAAACAGCTGCGGCTCATGGTGCGGGATCTGCCGACGAAAATCGTCTGGGGCATGGAAGGCCTTCTGGAGGTGGCCCAGATTCCGGAATCGGAGATTCTGGTGACGGCCATTGTGGGCATGATCGGCATCCGTCCGACAGTGGCGGCCATCCGTGCAGGGAAAAATATTGCGCTGGCCAATAAAGAGACGCTGGTGACAGCGGGCCATATCATCATGCCGCTGGCAAAGGAGCGCAAGGTGTCCATTTTACCGGTGGACAGCGAGCACAGTGCGATTTTTCAGTCGCTGAACGGGGAACGGCAGAATCATATTTCGAAAATTTTGCTGACGGCTTCCGGCGGCCCCTTCCGCGGGAAAAAACGTCAGGAGCTGGAGCATATCCGGCCGGAGGATGCCCTGAAGCATCCCAACTGGTCTATGGGCCGGAAGATCACCATTGACAGCTCTACCCTGGTGAACAAAGGTCTGGAGGTCATGGAAGTGAAGTGGCTGTTTGACGTGGATCCCGAGCGGATCCAGGTGGTGGTGCAGCCTCAGAGCATCATTCATTCCATGGTGGAATTTGATGACGGTGCGGTGATCGCCCAGCTGGGCACACCGGATATGAAGCTTCCTATTCAATATGCCCTGTATTATCCTCAGCGGCGGTATCTGCCCGGCGACCGGTTGGATTTCTGGAAGCTTTCCCAGATCACCTTTGAAAAGCCGGATACAGAGACGTTCCGGGGCCTGACGCTGGCTTACCGTGCCCTGCGGGAGGGCGGTTCCATGCCTACCGTGTACAATGCGGCCAATGAAAAAGCGGTGAGCTTATTTTTGGACGGCAAGATCCGTTATCTGGATATCACGGATATCATCGAGGACTGCATGGACAGTCATCTGACGCTGACTTCCCCTTCCGTGGAGGATATTCTTGGCGTGGAGCGGGAAGTATATGAAAGAATAGAAAGCAGGTGGTAG
- a CDS encoding bacterial transcriptional activator domain-containing protein encodes MASAHYEHLFSVCMNEMADLLRDAENYELLLSYFTRAVKLYPFDEWQIGQMECLLEMGRTREAMNIYDRTSRLYFEELGLPPSEKMKDCFARMSKMLLLDAEGFQEIHNALQEKADPEGAYYCSYPGFVDAYRVLNRLLDRMDQSVFLMLCTITDVRDNEIENKERLKKISEKLGQAIQGALRKGDVYTRYSANQYLVLLMGISKENCTITSGRIDSYFRKRETSRRIKISYRVVSIRDSDNKVVSETDEVL; translated from the coding sequence GTGGCATCTGCTCATTATGAGCATTTATTTTCTGTCTGCATGAATGAAATGGCAGATCTCCTGCGGGATGCAGAGAATTATGAACTGCTGCTTTCCTACTTTACCCGTGCGGTGAAGTTGTATCCTTTCGATGAATGGCAGATCGGCCAGATGGAATGTCTGTTGGAGATGGGCAGAACCCGGGAAGCCATGAATATTTATGACAGAACATCCAGGCTGTATTTTGAGGAGCTTGGGTTACCGCCGTCAGAGAAAATGAAAGACTGCTTTGCCAGAATGAGCAAAATGTTACTTCTTGATGCGGAAGGCTTTCAGGAGATTCACAATGCGCTGCAGGAAAAGGCCGATCCGGAAGGCGCCTATTACTGTTCATATCCGGGATTTGTGGATGCTTATCGGGTGTTGAATCGGTTGCTGGATCGTATGGATCAGTCTGTTTTCCTTATGCTCTGTACGATCACGGATGTGCGGGATAATGAAATTGAGAATAAAGAGCGACTGAAAAAAATTTCTGAAAAACTGGGACAGGCTATTCAAGGAGCTCTGAGAAAAGGGGATGTATATACCCGTTACAGTGCAAATCAATATCTGGTGTTGCTTATGGGTATCAGCAAAGAAAACTGTACCATCACCTCCGGCCGAATTGATTCTTACTTCCGGAAAAGAGAAACAAGTCGGCGGATTAAAATTTCTTATCGGGTGGTATCCATTCGGGATTCTGATAATAAAGTGGTTTCAGAGACTGACGAAGTACTTTAA
- the purF gene encoding amidophosphoribosyltransferase, translating to MKKEQIYEQMEYSDALHEECGVFGMYDFDGNDVASSIYYGLFALQHRGQESCGIAVSDTSGPKGKVSSHRDMGLVNEVFTPEILAGLKGNIGVGHVRYSTAGSSTRENAQPLVLNYIKGTLGLAHNGNLINAPELRRELEYSGAIFQTTIDSEVIAYHIARERVTSKTAEEAVSRACKKIKGAYSLVIMSPRKLMGVRDPFGFKPLCIGKRDNAYFIVSETCALDTLGAEFVRDVEPGEIVTISPDGGIQSDFSLRIDREKQARCVFEYIYFARPDTIMDGISVYHTRIMAGRYLAMDSPVDADLVVGVPESGNAAALGYSQQSGIPYGTAFVKNSYVGRTFIKPKQSSRESSVRVKLNVLKEAVDGKRVIMIDDSIVRGTTSDQIVSMLKKAGATEVHVRISSPPFLWPCYFGTDIPEREQLIAYNRSIEDIRQILGADSLGYLRVERLSEMVEGRGICTGCFTGKYPMEPPTEDIRGEYQR from the coding sequence ATGAAAAAAGAGCAGATTTACGAGCAGATGGAGTATTCGGATGCACTGCATGAGGAGTGCGGCGTATTCGGCATGTATGATTTTGACGGCAATGATGTGGCCTCTTCCATCTATTACGGATTGTTTGCCCTGCAGCACAGAGGGCAGGAGAGCTGCGGTATCGCGGTGAGCGACACCAGCGGTCCGAAGGGAAAGGTGTCTTCCCACAGAGATATGGGACTGGTAAATGAAGTGTTCACGCCGGAGATCCTGGCGGGCCTTAAGGGCAACATCGGTGTCGGCCATGTGCGCTATTCCACAGCGGGCAGCAGTACCCGGGAAAATGCCCAGCCGCTGGTGCTCAATTACATCAAGGGAACGCTGGGTCTGGCCCACAACGGCAACCTGATCAATGCGCCGGAGCTTCGCCGGGAGCTGGAATATTCCGGTGCGATTTTCCAGACGACCATCGACTCGGAGGTGATCGCCTACCACATCGCCAGAGAGCGTGTCACCAGCAAGACGGCGGAGGAGGCGGTGTCCAGAGCCTGTAAGAAGATCAAGGGCGCCTATTCCCTGGTCATCATGTCCCCCAGAAAGCTCATGGGCGTGCGGGATCCCTTTGGATTCAAGCCCCTTTGCATCGGCAAGCGGGACAATGCGTATTTCATCGTGTCCGAGACATGTGCGCTGGATACGCTGGGTGCAGAATTCGTCCGGGACGTGGAGCCGGGAGAGATCGTGACCATTTCCCCGGATGGCGGCATCCAGTCTGATTTCAGCCTGCGCATCGACCGGGAAAAACAGGCGCGCTGCGTGTTTGAATATATTTATTTTGCAAGACCGGATACGATCATGGACGGCATCAGTGTGTACCACACCCGGATCATGGCGGGCAGATACCTGGCCATGGATTCCCCGGTGGACGCAGACCTGGTGGTGGGCGTACCGGAGTCAGGCAATGCGGCGGCGCTCGGCTATTCCCAGCAGTCCGGTATTCCCTACGGCACGGCTTTCGTCAAGAACAGCTATGTGGGCAGAACGTTCATCAAGCCCAAGCAGAGCAGCCGGGAATCCAGTGTCCGCGTGAAATTAAACGTGTTGAAGGAAGCCGTGGACGGCAAGCGGGTCATCATGATCGATGATTCCATCGTCCGGGGCACCACCAGCGACCAGATCGTCAGCATGCTGAAAAAAGCCGGCGCCACTGAGGTGCATGTGCGGATCAGTTCACCGCCGTTCCTATGGCCCTGCTACTTTGGCACAGACATCCCGGAGCGGGAGCAGCTCATCGCCTACAACCGTTCCATTGAGGACATCCGCCAGATCCTGGGCGCAGACAGCCTGGGGTACCTGCGGGTAGAGCGCTTAAGCGAGATGGTGGAAGGAAGAGGCATCTGTACCGGATGTTTCACAGGAAAATATCCCATGGAACCGCCGACGGAAGATATCCGGGGCGAGTACCAGCGATAA
- a CDS encoding prolyl oligopeptidase family serine peptidase, with protein sequence MKRHFRSHHLFLLMISILLLLSLTSCAVTNSENQSGHAKGNSSATDNNASTSSESTETSESTTETDDGNFSTSPLYSKYRLTYTDATGYSLPYCLYLPKKEAFPEDSEKTSYPLVLFLHGAGERGTDNELQNNDTGIVPRLTDETFYAAHPCILVTPQCPADAQWVNTPWTEGSYSIEETPISPALSAANELLDDICAQYPTDTSRLYITGVSMGGYGAWDLLLRHPDLFAGAIILCGAGDPSQAAAIAHIPLRLFHGAKDTEVPVSGSREMYQALLDAGAKDVQYQEYPDIGHWIWLNAWDEPGLLDWLFSVSK encoded by the coding sequence ATGAAGCGGCATTTTCGTTCACACCATCTTTTTCTACTCATGATTTCTATTCTATTATTACTGTCCTTAACCAGCTGCGCAGTAACAAACAGCGAAAATCAGTCCGGTCACGCCAAAGGCAATTCTTCTGCAACAGACAACAACGCCTCCACCAGCTCCGAGAGTACCGAAACGTCTGAAAGCACTACCGAAACAGATGACGGTAATTTCTCCACCAGCCCTCTCTACAGCAAATACCGGCTTACCTACACAGACGCCACCGGCTACTCTCTGCCCTACTGCCTGTACCTGCCGAAAAAAGAAGCCTTCCCGGAAGATTCCGAAAAGACTTCTTATCCTCTTGTATTGTTTTTGCACGGTGCCGGGGAGCGCGGCACGGACAATGAGCTGCAAAATAACGACACCGGCATTGTTCCCCGGCTCACGGATGAAACGTTCTATGCCGCCCACCCGTGCATCCTTGTAACGCCCCAATGCCCGGCAGATGCCCAATGGGTGAACACACCCTGGACGGAGGGCTCTTATTCTATAGAAGAGACACCCATCAGCCCGGCCCTTTCTGCCGCAAACGAACTGCTGGACGATATCTGTGCGCAGTATCCGACTGACACTTCCCGCCTGTATATCACTGGCGTATCCATGGGAGGCTACGGCGCCTGGGATCTGCTGCTGCGCCACCCGGACCTTTTTGCCGGGGCCATCATTCTGTGCGGAGCCGGGGATCCTTCTCAGGCCGCCGCCATCGCCCACATTCCCCTGCGCCTGTTCCACGGCGCAAAGGACACCGAGGTGCCCGTATCCGGCAGCCGGGAAATGTACCAGGCGCTGCTGGATGCCGGAGCAAAAGATGTCCAATATCAAGAATACCCAGACATTGGCCACTGGATCTGGCTCAATGCCTGGGATGAACCCGGCCTTCTCGACTGGTTGTTTTCTGTTTCCAAATAA
- a CDS encoding histidine phosphatase family protein translates to MKLLIVRHGDPDYAKDSMTEKGWREARYLSERLIKMGIDDFYVSPLGRARATASFTLDRLGQTAEVKDWLQEFPARIQEPSRPGEQKIAWDWLPEDWTKEERFYQADHWFEVENMRKGYVKELYDQVAAGLDEILARHGYVREGNYYRTDQGNTDTVALFCHFGVECVMLSHLLHISPMPLWHGSCALPSSVTTLVTEERRKGIASFRMLSFGDLSHLYVHGEVPAFAARFCEVYENENERHD, encoded by the coding sequence ATGAAACTGTTGATTGTACGGCACGGAGACCCGGATTACGCGAAGGATTCAATGACCGAGAAGGGCTGGCGGGAAGCACGCTATCTTTCCGAGCGCCTGATCAAAATGGGTATTGATGACTTCTATGTTTCTCCATTGGGACGGGCGAGAGCTACGGCGTCCTTCACTTTGGATCGGCTGGGACAGACCGCGGAGGTCAAGGACTGGCTGCAGGAATTTCCGGCCCGGATCCAGGAACCGTCCCGTCCGGGAGAGCAGAAGATTGCCTGGGACTGGCTGCCGGAGGACTGGACGAAGGAAGAACGGTTCTATCAGGCGGATCACTGGTTTGAGGTAGAGAATATGCGAAAAGGCTATGTCAAGGAGCTCTATGATCAGGTGGCAGCCGGGCTGGATGAGATCCTGGCCCGTCATGGCTATGTGCGGGAGGGCAACTATTACCGCACTGACCAGGGAAATACGGATACGGTGGCCCTGTTCTGCCACTTCGGCGTGGAATGCGTCATGCTCAGCCATCTGCTGCACATTTCTCCCATGCCTCTCTGGCACGGTTCCTGCGCACTGCCCAGCTCCGTGACTACACTGGTGACTGAGGAGCGCAGAAAAGGCATTGCCTCTTTTCGGATGTTATCCTTCGGCGATCTGTCCCATCTGTATGTACACGGAGAGGTTCCCGCCTTCGCAGCCCGGTTCTGTGAGGTGTATGAGAATGAAAATGAACGACATGATTAA
- the pyrH gene encoding UMP kinase has protein sequence MKRILLKLSGEALAGDKKTGFDEATVIGVAKQVKELVDDGMEVSIVIGGGNFWRGRSSQTIDRTKADQIGMLATVMNCIYVSEIFRYVGMKTQILTPFECGTMTKLFSKDRVMKYFEKGIVTFFAGGTGHPYFSTDTTTVLRAIEIEAEAIYLAKAVDGVYDSDPKTNPDAKKYDEVSIQEVIDKKLQVVDMTASIMCMENHMPMYVFGLNAEDGIVNAVKGTFTGTKVTV, from the coding sequence ATGAAACGTATTTTACTGAAATTGAGCGGTGAAGCGCTTGCAGGAGATAAGAAGACAGGATTTGACGAGGCGACGGTCATCGGCGTTGCGAAGCAGGTGAAAGAGCTGGTGGATGACGGCATGGAGGTGTCCATCGTCATCGGCGGCGGCAACTTCTGGAGAGGTCGTTCCAGCCAGACCATCGACCGGACGAAGGCAGACCAGATCGGTATGCTGGCAACGGTGATGAACTGTATTTATGTGTCGGAGATTTTCCGGTATGTGGGCATGAAGACCCAGATCCTCACCCCCTTTGAATGCGGTACGATGACGAAGCTGTTTTCCAAGGATCGTGTGATGAAGTATTTTGAGAAAGGCATCGTGACCTTCTTTGCAGGCGGCACGGGACATCCGTATTTTTCCACGGATACGACCACAGTGCTGCGGGCCATCGAGATCGAGGCGGAGGCCATCTATCTTGCCAAAGCAGTGGACGGCGTGTACGACAGTGACCCGAAGACGAACCCCGATGCGAAGAAGTATGACGAGGTATCCATCCAGGAAGTGATCGACAAGAAGCTTCAGGTGGTGGATATGACGGCGTCCATCATGTGTATGGAGAACCACATGCCGATGTACGTATTCGGCCTGAACGCCGAGGACGGCATTGTCAATGCAGTGAAAGGCACATTTACGGGAACCAAGGTGACCGTGTAA
- a CDS encoding helix-turn-helix domain-containing protein — protein MQKKLNIQLLGDFALEYDGKRIQLGNSYRTKVFQLLQVLLYHGAEGITTSVLIDQLYGHDAERDTANNLRVTVYNLRRLLEKSELPREHYIRAESGRYRFVASFPVEVDALQFEVLLENAQDTADHEEKFRLLKEALDIYGGHFPAGSFRGRMGGCGICSL, from the coding sequence ATGCAGAAGAAATTGAACATACAGCTTTTGGGCGACTTTGCACTGGAATATGATGGAAAACGGATCCAATTGGGGAATAGTTACAGGACAAAGGTTTTTCAACTTTTACAGGTTCTGCTTTATCATGGGGCGGAAGGTATTACGACCAGTGTGCTCATTGATCAGCTGTACGGACACGATGCGGAAAGGGATACTGCGAACAATCTGCGGGTAACGGTGTATAATCTCCGGCGTCTGTTGGAGAAGAGTGAACTTCCCCGGGAGCATTATATCAGGGCGGAGTCCGGACGATATCGGTTTGTGGCAAGCTTTCCGGTGGAAGTGGATGCGCTGCAGTTTGAGGTGCTGTTGGAGAATGCGCAGGATACGGCAGATCACGAGGAGAAATTTCGGCTGCTGAAAGAAGCGCTGGACATATACGGCGGTCATTTCCCTGCCGGATCTTTCCGGGGAAGAATGGGTGGCTGTGGCATCTGCTCATTATGA
- a CDS encoding isoprenyl transferase: protein MNVPQHVAIILDGNGRWAKSKGMPRNYGHAQGSKNVERICEDAYKMGIKYLTVYAFSTENWSRPKGEVDALMTLLRNYMKTCLNTAKKNRMKVRVIGDKTGLDPDIQTRIRELEEASKDNDGLNFTIAINYGSRDEIARAVRHISEDVAAGKLDPTSVTEKTISNYLDTAGIPDPDLLIRTSGELRLSNFLMWQLAYTEFYFTNTPWPDFTKEELAEAIEKYNSRDRRYGGVKEE from the coding sequence ATGAATGTACCGCAGCATGTTGCGATTATTCTGGATGGAAACGGCCGCTGGGCCAAGAGCAAGGGAATGCCCCGCAATTACGGGCACGCCCAGGGAAGCAAGAACGTGGAACGCATCTGTGAGGATGCTTACAAAATGGGTATCAAATACCTGACGGTGTATGCGTTTTCCACGGAAAACTGGTCCCGGCCCAAGGGAGAAGTGGACGCGCTGATGACGCTGCTTCGCAATTATATGAAGACCTGCCTGAACACCGCGAAGAAGAACCGGATGAAGGTGCGGGTCATCGGTGACAAGACCGGTCTGGATCCCGATATCCAGACACGGATCCGGGAGCTGGAGGAGGCATCCAAAGACAACGATGGCCTGAATTTTACCATTGCCATCAATTATGGCAGCCGGGATGAGATCGCCCGGGCGGTGCGGCACATCTCGGAGGATGTGGCAGCGGGGAAACTGGATCCCACCTCGGTGACGGAGAAAACCATTTCCAATTATCTGGATACCGCAGGCATTCCGGATCCGGATCTGCTCATCCGCACCAGCGGGGAGCTGCGGCTGTCCAACTTCCTTATGTGGCAGCTGGCCTACACGGAGTTTTATTTTACGAATACGCCCTGGCCGGATTTTACAAAAGAGGAATTGGCGGAGGCCATTGAGAAATATAATAGCAGGGACAGAAGATATGGCGGGGTAAAGGAGGAGTAG
- a CDS encoding DUF5716 family protein, translating to MAESWIIGYELTAQAAQISFYNAKMKEPESADLSLGLEKFQIPAVLLKLPGTEGYVCGQEALRAAREGRGVLLDNLIIEAMMSCRGEEHPLGGDPKELLALFIRRSLRLVSTDCTPENISRIVFTLPDLHPGIISVMEEVIRLLGFSEEQASLQDYQESFYYYVIHQKQELRAYHVALFHCEKDHLEAYDLFVHRKSFPKVVTVHPAGELSFVPEDKSVMSRGEAADREKDAAFLHFIEEMFRSNIFSTVYLTGDGFDTDWYAQSLKLLCRGRRVFSGKNLYVKGACYRAMDEANAARGMEFLFMGKHKITHNIGMDVFRNGRKEYFGIISAGVNWFEAKGSCEFLLDKEESIELCIQTIDRSETRKIRVPLDGLPKRPNKTTRLRLSITFTGVRECRIDVKDCGFGEWFPASDFTWTERLKL from the coding sequence ATGGCAGAATCGTGGATCATCGGATATGAGCTGACGGCCCAGGCGGCGCAGATCAGCTTCTATAATGCAAAAATGAAGGAGCCCGAGTCGGCGGATCTTTCTCTGGGACTGGAAAAGTTTCAGATCCCGGCGGTGCTCTTAAAGCTGCCGGGGACGGAAGGATACGTGTGCGGCCAGGAGGCGCTTCGTGCGGCCAGGGAAGGCCGGGGCGTGCTGCTGGACAATCTGATCATCGAGGCCATGATGAGCTGCCGGGGGGAGGAGCATCCCTTGGGGGGCGATCCCAAGGAGCTGCTGGCGCTGTTCATCCGCCGGTCGCTGCGGCTGGTGAGCACAGACTGTACACCGGAAAACATCAGCCGGATCGTATTTACCCTGCCGGATCTCCATCCGGGCATCATTTCTGTCATGGAGGAGGTCATCCGGCTGCTGGGCTTTTCCGAAGAGCAGGCCAGCCTCCAGGATTATCAGGAAAGCTTCTATTATTATGTCATTCATCAGAAGCAGGAGCTGCGGGCGTATCATGTGGCGCTGTTTCACTGTGAGAAGGATCATCTGGAGGCCTATGATCTGTTCGTGCACCGGAAATCTTTCCCCAAGGTGGTGACGGTGCATCCGGCCGGGGAGCTGTCCTTTGTGCCGGAGGACAAGAGCGTCATGAGCCGGGGCGAGGCAGCAGATCGGGAGAAGGATGCGGCGTTTCTGCATTTCATCGAGGAAATGTTCCGCTCCAATATTTTTTCGACGGTATATCTCACCGGGGACGGCTTCGACACGGACTGGTATGCCCAGTCGCTGAAGCTGCTCTGCCGGGGCAGGCGGGTGTTCTCCGGGAAAAACCTGTACGTCAAGGGCGCCTGTTACCGGGCCATGGATGAGGCCAATGCCGCCAGAGGCATGGAATTTCTCTTCATGGGCAAACACAAGATCACCCACAATATCGGTATGGACGTGTTCCGCAACGGGCGAAAGGAATATTTCGGCATCATTTCCGCCGGGGTGAACTGGTTCGAGGCCAAAGGGAGCTGTGAGTTCCTGCTGGACAAGGAAGAAAGCATCGAGCTGTGCATCCAGACCATCGACCGGTCGGAGACGCGAAAGATCCGGGTGCCCCTGGACGGCCTGCCCAAGCGGCCCAATAAAACGACCCGCCTGCGGCTGTCCATCACCTTTACGGGCGTGCGGGAGTGCCGGATCGACGTGAAGGACTGCGGCTTCGGGGAATGGTTCCCGGCCTCGGATTTCACATGGACAGAGCGGCTGAAGCTGTAG
- the rseP gene encoding RIP metalloprotease RseP, which yields MKIILALLIFSLIVVFHELGHFLLAKKNGITVTEFSLGMGPRLLSHVWGETRYSIKLLPFGGSCLMVGEDEDSDDVNAFNNKPVGARIAVVAAGPVFNFILAFILSLFIVGSIGYDAPVVWKVTDGFPAQEAGIEAGDTILRLNHTNIHVYREVTLFVQLNQKNADAPVEVTYRDGETGEKRTVTLTPRQAENGNYYLGFTGSGIRTRGGVVTTLKYSAYEVKYWISTTLKSLGMLFDGQVGANEVSGPVGIVNYIGDTYEESRSDGAFYVWLNMLNIAILLSANLGVMNLLPIPALDGGRLVFLVLEAIRGKGIDPEKEGFVHMVGMVALMALMVFVMFNDIRQIFW from the coding sequence TTGAAAATCATACTGGCATTGCTGATTTTCAGCCTGATCGTGGTGTTCCATGAGCTGGGACATTTTCTGCTGGCCAAGAAAAACGGCATTACCGTGACGGAATTTTCCCTGGGGATGGGCCCGCGGCTCCTTTCCCATGTGTGGGGAGAGACGCGCTATTCCATCAAGCTGCTTCCTTTCGGCGGCTCCTGCCTCATGGTGGGAGAGGACGAGGACAGCGACGACGTCAATGCGTTTAACAATAAACCGGTGGGCGCACGGATCGCTGTGGTGGCAGCCGGGCCGGTTTTCAATTTTATCCTTGCCTTTATCCTTTCCCTGTTTATTGTGGGAAGCATCGGCTATGACGCACCGGTGGTGTGGAAGGTGACAGATGGGTTCCCGGCACAGGAGGCGGGCATCGAGGCAGGGGATACGATCCTTCGTTTGAACCACACGAACATCCACGTTTACCGGGAGGTGACGCTGTTCGTTCAGCTGAATCAGAAAAATGCAGATGCGCCGGTGGAGGTGACCTATCGGGATGGCGAGACCGGGGAGAAACGGACGGTGACACTGACACCCCGACAGGCAGAGAACGGCAATTACTATCTTGGGTTTACCGGCTCCGGCATCCGTACCCGGGGCGGCGTGGTTACCACGTTAAAATACAGTGCCTACGAGGTGAAATACTGGATCAGCACCACGCTGAAAAGCCTGGGGATGCTCTTTGATGGGCAGGTGGGGGCCAATGAGGTGTCCGGCCCGGTGGGCATCGTGAACTATATCGGCGATACGTATGAGGAGAGCCGTTCGGACGGAGCCTTTTACGTGTGGCTGAATATGCTCAACATCGCGATCCTGCTGTCGGCCAACCTGGGCGTCATGAATCTGCTGCCCATCCCGGCGCTGGATGGCGGCCGTCTGGTCTTTCTCGTCCTTGAGGCCATCCGTGGAAAGGGCATCGACCCGGAAAAAGAAGGCTTTGTCCATATGGTCGGTATGGTAGCGCTCATGGCGTTGATGGTATTCGTCATGTTCAACGACATTCGCCAGATTTTCTGGTAA